The genomic interval AGGTCGACCACCATGTCGAGTACGGCGCCGCGTGGGCAGTAGACGTACTTCGCCTGGCCGACCGGCACGTCGGCCCAGTGCACGCCCCGGATGACGCCGCGCCGGGAGACGCTCTGGTTGGCCTGCGCGACGTGGAGTTCGAAGCCGAGCGCGTCGGCGAAGACCTCCGCGTCGTACCAGACGAGGAGCCGGCCCCGGTCGTCGCCGAACTGCTGCGGGAGGAACTCCCAGGCGCCGGGTATGGACAGCTCGGTGGCCTTCACTCGCACCTCACAGCGTCGCTCGGATCTCTCCGGCTTATCGGGGCCAACCGCACGATACCGTTCAACAACCCAGAGTGGCCGATCGGAAACCCGACATGGTGTTAGCGTGCCGGCCAGGGGGTAGCAGGTGGTATCGGGAATTCGGGGGTTCGGAGGCACACCGTGACTGAGGTCAGAGTCCGTGACGTGATGACCAGGACGATCGTCTATCTGCCCGCGGCCACCACTCTGGACGAGGCCGCCCGCGCCATGCGGGACGCCGACATCGGCGACGTGGTGGTGACGGACGGGCCGAGCCTGTTCGGCATGGTGACCGACCGGGACATCGTGGTCCGGGCCGTCGCCGAGGGCAGTGACGCCCGGCAGACCACGATCGGCTCGGTGACCTCCCGGGAGATCGTGATGATCGAGCAGAACTCCACCGCCGCCGAGGCAGCGGCGCTGATGCGGGAACGGGCCGTACGCCGGATCCTGGTCTGTGACAGCGACCGGCAACTGGTCGGCATCGTCTCCCTCGGCGACCTGGCCGTACGCCTGGACCCGTCCTCGGCGCTGAGCGAGATCAGCGAGGCCAGCCCGCGCCCGTGA from Plantactinospora sp. BC1 carries:
- a CDS encoding CBS domain-containing protein, with product MTEVRVRDVMTRTIVYLPAATTLDEAARAMRDADIGDVVVTDGPSLFGMVTDRDIVVRAVAEGSDARQTTIGSVTSREIVMIEQNSTAAEAAALMRERAVRRILVCDSDRQLVGIVSLGDLAVRLDPSSALSEISEASPRP